In a single window of the Halomicroarcula saliterrae genome:
- a CDS encoding OsmC family protein — protein MADIEVTSACEDGYTVESVINGEWELIVDALSNDGPSPNEVLAADYASCYIPALRVAAGKYNYDDIGEVEIEVAADLDEDDDLESIAFDVEVEASLGDEEQDIVELAEDICHVHSALTEELHADISIESGV, from the coding sequence ATGGCAGACATCGAAGTCACCAGCGCGTGCGAGGACGGGTACACGGTCGAGAGTGTCATCAACGGCGAGTGGGAGCTCATCGTGGACGCGCTCTCCAACGACGGTCCCTCGCCCAACGAGGTCCTGGCGGCCGACTACGCCTCCTGTTACATTCCGGCGCTGCGCGTCGCCGCGGGGAAGTACAACTACGACGACATCGGCGAGGTCGAGATCGAGGTCGCCGCCGACCTCGACGAGGACGACGACCTGGAGAGTATCGCCTTCGACGTCGAGGTCGAGGCGTCGCTGGGCGACGAGGAACAGGACATCGTCGAACTCGCCGAGGACATCTGTCACGTCCACTCCGCGCTGACCGAGGAACTGCACGCCGACATCAGCATCGAGAGCGGCGTCTGA
- a CDS encoding S1C family serine protease yields MSSDGLSRRRLLAALGVAATGTAGCQSLVTDSPQSTGTESSAGPQSDGAVPRGSEDSVYTDVYEQVADAVVSIQVYPGTGSPAQGSGFLLDDRHIVTNEHVVGTGETVYVRFAGTDWREVTVGGTDVYSDLAVIDTENTPQTSEPLSFASGRPAIGTRVVAIGNPFGLSGSVSEGIVSGVDRTLRGANNFSIAAGIQTDAAVNPGNSGGPLVDLNGDVLGVINSGGGDNVGFAISAQLAQRVIPALIADGSYDHSYMGVGLSSVSPTIAAANDLEQASGVYINTVVPDGPADGVLEGSSRTEVVDGVEVGVGGDVVRRLDDTPTPTRQDLATYLALETSPGDVLTVTVQRGGTTQTVDLTLGTRPAPPGQ; encoded by the coding sequence ATGAGTTCAGATGGGCTGTCGCGTCGTCGGTTGCTGGCCGCGCTCGGCGTCGCAGCGACCGGGACCGCGGGCTGTCAGTCGCTGGTCACGGATTCGCCGCAATCGACCGGGACAGAGTCATCGGCGGGCCCCCAGTCCGACGGCGCCGTGCCACGGGGCAGCGAGGACAGCGTCTACACCGACGTGTACGAGCAGGTGGCCGACGCCGTCGTCTCCATCCAGGTCTACCCCGGGACGGGCAGCCCCGCACAGGGCAGCGGCTTCCTGCTCGACGACCGGCACATCGTCACCAACGAGCACGTCGTCGGGACCGGTGAGACCGTCTACGTCCGCTTTGCCGGCACTGACTGGCGAGAGGTCACCGTCGGCGGGACGGACGTCTACAGCGACCTCGCAGTCATCGACACGGAGAACACCCCGCAGACGAGCGAGCCGCTGTCTTTCGCCAGTGGCCGCCCGGCTATCGGGACTCGCGTCGTCGCCATCGGCAACCCCTTCGGCCTCTCCGGCTCGGTGTCGGAGGGTATCGTCAGCGGCGTCGACCGGACGCTGCGGGGCGCGAACAACTTCTCCATCGCCGCCGGCATCCAGACCGACGCGGCGGTCAACCCCGGCAACAGCGGCGGCCCGCTCGTCGACCTGAACGGCGACGTGCTCGGGGTCATCAACTCCGGCGGGGGTGACAACGTCGGCTTCGCTATCTCGGCACAGCTGGCCCAGCGCGTGATTCCGGCGCTCATCGCCGACGGCTCCTACGACCACTCCTACATGGGCGTGGGGCTCTCCAGCGTCTCGCCCACTATCGCGGCGGCCAACGACCTCGAACAGGCCTCCGGCGTCTACATCAACACGGTCGTGCCGGACGGCCCCGCCGACGGCGTTCTCGAAGGGAGTTCGCGCACCGAAGTGGTCGACGGCGTCGAGGTCGGCGTCGGCGGAGACGTCGTCCGCCGGCTCGACGACACGCCGACGCCGACCAGACAGGACCTGGCGACCTATCTCGCACTGGAAACCAGCCCGGGCGATGTGCTGACAGTCACTGTCCAGCGAGGGGGCACCACACAGACCGTCGACCTCACCCTCGGCACCCGACCCGCACCCCCCGGGCAGTGA
- a CDS encoding metal-dependent hydrolase, whose amino-acid sequence MELTWHGHSTWHVAVDGTELLIDPFFGNPKTDTDPGELDPDYVLLTHGHADHIGDVGEFGDATVVGTPEVVGYCADNYGVGDTIGMNLGGTVELGDAFVTMHRADHTNGMDTHYEDTGGMPAGFVVSDTKPTQVSDEESTTFYHAGDTGLMTEMREVIGPYLEPDAAALPAGDHFTMGPMQAAIAADWLDVDYAFPMHYDTMEVIEIDTDDFVRELKATGSDAEAVVLEGDETFEL is encoded by the coding sequence ATGGAGCTTACCTGGCACGGACATTCCACCTGGCACGTCGCCGTCGACGGGACGGAGCTACTCATCGACCCCTTCTTCGGGAATCCCAAGACGGACACCGACCCCGGGGAACTCGACCCGGACTACGTCCTGCTGACACACGGGCACGCCGACCACATCGGCGACGTCGGCGAGTTCGGTGACGCGACGGTCGTGGGGACACCGGAGGTCGTCGGCTACTGCGCGGACAACTACGGCGTCGGGGACACTATCGGTATGAACCTCGGCGGGACAGTCGAACTCGGCGACGCCTTCGTGACGATGCACCGGGCCGACCACACCAACGGGATGGACACCCACTACGAGGACACCGGCGGGATGCCAGCCGGCTTCGTCGTCTCCGATACGAAGCCGACACAGGTCAGCGACGAGGAGTCGACGACGTTCTACCACGCCGGCGACACCGGGCTGATGACCGAGATGCGCGAGGTCATCGGGCCGTATCTCGAACCGGACGCGGCGGCGCTCCCGGCCGGCGACCACTTCACGATGGGACCGATGCAGGCGGCCATCGCCGCCGACTGGCTCGACGTCGACTACGCCTTCCCGATGCACTACGACACGATGGAGGTCATCGAAATCGACACGGACGACTTCGTCCGCGAACTGAAGGCGACCGGCAGCGACGCCGAGGCCGTCGTCCTGGAGGGCGACGAGACCTTCGAGCTGTAA
- a CDS encoding TspO/MBR family protein: MTASVSLDRESLPGVLAAVVLVNVVGSAPAALGGPDSPWFQSLVKPALYPPPWLFGVVWPLLFSLLGVALYIVWRADDPGRRLALGLFVTQMAFNVAWTPVFFRARNLALALGVIATLLVLLVPTAVAFWRVDRRAGLLLGPYLLWVTFAAVLNYRFLAVN; this comes from the coding sequence ATGACCGCGTCCGTTTCACTCGATAGAGAATCCCTCCCCGGCGTCCTCGCCGCCGTCGTCCTCGTCAACGTCGTCGGGAGCGCCCCGGCCGCACTGGGCGGTCCGGACAGCCCGTGGTTCCAGTCGCTCGTCAAGCCCGCTCTCTACCCGCCGCCGTGGCTCTTCGGCGTCGTCTGGCCGCTGCTGTTCTCGCTGCTGGGCGTCGCGCTGTATATAGTCTGGCGCGCGGACGACCCGGGACGGCGGCTCGCACTCGGCCTCTTCGTCACCCAGATGGCCTTCAACGTCGCCTGGACGCCCGTCTTCTTCCGGGCGCGCAACCTCGCGCTGGCGCTCGGCGTCATCGCCACGTTGCTGGTGCTTCTCGTCCCCACGGCGGTCGCGTTCTGGCGAGTCGACCGCCGAGCCGGCCTCTTGCTGGGACCGTACCTGCTCTGGGTGACCTTCGCCGCCGTGTTGAACTACCGCTTTCTCGCGGTCAACTGA
- a CDS encoding GNAT family N-acetyltransferase, with amino-acid sequence MSVHIETTVVDRGSDEYVDEAWRLKEDIRRSEGVLRQRRGFFRSAYRRSTVYLYVDRAAEQLVGFAAVRRDGYILFLAVDADYRGHGFGKRLIARVTEDYGSVTCHARSTNEAAISFYQHIGFEIRRRIDNYYEDGGDAFYLKLGDESITEKLSKFLRS; translated from the coding sequence GTGAGCGTTCACATCGAGACAACGGTCGTCGACCGGGGCAGCGACGAGTACGTCGACGAGGCTTGGCGACTCAAGGAGGACATCCGCCGCTCCGAGGGTGTGCTCCGCCAGCGGCGCGGCTTCTTCCGCAGCGCCTACCGGCGGTCGACGGTGTATCTCTACGTCGACCGCGCGGCCGAGCAACTCGTCGGTTTCGCGGCGGTCCGGCGCGACGGCTACATCCTCTTTCTGGCGGTCGACGCGGACTACCGCGGCCACGGCTTCGGCAAGCGCCTCATCGCCCGCGTCACCGAGGACTACGGCAGCGTCACCTGCCACGCCCGTTCGACCAACGAAGCGGCCATCAGCTTCTACCAGCACATCGGCTTCGAGATACGGCGTCGCATCGACAACTACTACGAGGACGGCGGCGACGCCTTCTACCTCAAACTGGGCGACGAGTCGATCACGGAGAAGCTCTCGAAGTTTCTGCGGAGCTAA
- the priS gene encoding DNA primase small subunit PriS, translating to MDERTREYLRGRFGDHYRRSSITPPPAANEREWGFIPWTDGPGETMVRHRSLLDLGDIEDFLGRKKPRHVYFSAGRYDDPSASTMSDKGWRSSDLVFDLDADHLPSVVLGEDSYAEMLEKCKGALMRLLDFLDDDFGFEDTTVVFSGGRGYHVHVRDERIRGLERDARREVVDYVRGIGLEFDELVEVETVAGTAGRSSPAEKRTLPTDGGWGARAHRHVLAQFDEWLAMEEDDAIEALQRYDRIGAGKATAALNAARTNYDRLEAGNIDVHSAVYQIAQVLAQEVVAADNAPIDEPVTTDTNRLIRLPGSLHGGSGLEVQRLERDELADFDPLSDAVPDTFRGHEIAVEVTDGGLVELDTEEHRGDSFTVEAGNQTVPEHVGVFLMARGRARKAQE from the coding sequence ATGGACGAGCGGACTCGCGAGTATCTGCGCGGACGCTTTGGCGACCACTACCGCCGGTCGTCGATAACGCCGCCACCCGCCGCGAACGAACGCGAATGGGGCTTCATCCCGTGGACCGACGGCCCCGGTGAGACGATGGTCCGCCACCGGTCGCTGCTGGACCTGGGCGATATCGAGGACTTCCTGGGCCGGAAGAAACCCCGCCACGTCTACTTCTCGGCGGGCCGGTACGACGACCCCAGCGCCTCGACGATGAGCGACAAGGGGTGGCGCAGCTCCGACCTCGTCTTCGACCTGGACGCCGACCACCTCCCGTCGGTCGTGCTCGGCGAGGACAGCTACGCCGAGATGCTCGAAAAGTGCAAGGGCGCCCTCATGCGGCTGCTCGACTTTCTGGACGACGACTTCGGCTTCGAGGACACGACGGTCGTGTTCTCCGGGGGCCGGGGGTACCACGTCCACGTCCGCGACGAGCGCATCCGCGGACTGGAGCGGGACGCCCGCCGGGAAGTCGTCGACTACGTTCGCGGCATCGGGCTGGAGTTCGACGAACTCGTCGAAGTCGAGACGGTGGCCGGCACCGCCGGCCGGTCCAGCCCCGCCGAGAAGCGGACGCTGCCGACGGACGGCGGCTGGGGCGCCCGCGCACACCGGCACGTTCTGGCGCAGTTCGACGAGTGGCTGGCGATGGAGGAGGACGACGCCATCGAGGCACTCCAGCGGTACGACCGCATCGGTGCGGGCAAAGCGACCGCGGCGCTGAACGCCGCGCGGACCAACTACGACCGGCTCGAAGCGGGCAACATCGACGTCCACTCGGCGGTGTACCAGATCGCACAGGTGCTCGCTCAGGAGGTCGTCGCGGCCGACAACGCGCCCATCGACGAGCCGGTGACGACGGACACGAACCGGCTCATCAGGCTGCCGGGGTCGCTCCACGGCGGCAGCGGGCTGGAGGTCCAGCGCCTGGAGCGGGACGAACTGGCCGACTTCGACCCGCTCTCCGACGCCGTCCCGGACACCTTCCGGGGCCACGAGATTGCCGTGGAAGTCACCGACGGCGGGCTGGTGGAGCTCGACACCGAGGAACACCGTGGGGATAGCTTTACGGTGGAGGCGGGTAATCAGACAGTACCAGAGCACGTGGGCGTGTTCCTCATGGCCCGCGGGCGCGCACGGAAGGCACAGGAATGA
- a CDS encoding DUF5799 family protein — translation MTDDWTGRIAGERMTVDRQFTDRVEASSFSNQQWGLVMTAVELEIDGPDDPETAQLVADTSKLPSIMPELDKVGKGAPMGGQPAADSGESSGGFLDGVKAALGLAGGDGSDDRTAEAAQLAQAYADELQAELESNGRWESVCTQASG, via the coding sequence ATGACCGACGACTGGACCGGCCGCATCGCCGGCGAGCGGATGACGGTCGACAGGCAGTTTACGGACCGTGTCGAGGCCTCCTCCTTCTCGAACCAGCAGTGGGGGCTCGTAATGACCGCCGTCGAGTTAGAGATAGACGGGCCGGACGACCCCGAGACGGCACAGCTGGTCGCCGACACGTCGAAGCTGCCGTCGATTATGCCGGAGCTAGACAAGGTCGGCAAGGGCGCGCCGATGGGCGGCCAGCCCGCGGCCGACTCCGGGGAGTCCAGTGGCGGCTTCCTCGACGGGGTGAAAGCGGCGCTGGGGCTGGCCGGCGGTGACGGGTCGGACGACCGGACGGCGGAGGCGGCACAGCTCGCACAGGCGTACGCCGACGAGCTACAGGCGGAACTCGAATCGAACGGGCGCTGGGAGAGCGTCTGCACACAGGCGAGCGGCTAA
- a CDS encoding DUF7557 family protein has protein sequence MPTVELDEETVRRLDGLREEEESYDELVTELINIYEAEELTLFHGGDEY, from the coding sequence ATGCCGACAGTAGAACTCGACGAGGAGACTGTTCGCCGTCTCGATGGGCTCCGGGAGGAAGAGGAGTCCTACGACGAACTCGTCACCGAACTCATCAACATCTACGAGGCCGAGGAGCTGACGCTGTTCCACGGCGGCGACGAGTACTGA
- a CDS encoding translation initiation factor eIF-2B: MIDETVAEIEDMQTHSSSVVAVKAATALRELTDREFHTVEEYVRTLERNSRALRRANRSHASLHTTQREIVETVADGDPADVSAAKGLTVEAIERVVSEVEAAKDRAASRGARQLADDDVLFTHDFSSTVLAAIAEAVEDGATFDVYVSESRPRYLGRKMARKLGGYDGVDVTLLVDAASGHYLEECDRVVVGMDCIVDETLYNRIGTYPLATAAADQGVPMTVIGADSKFVDGAFAFENEVRSPSEVHREPADEFTVGNPAYDATPLSLLDSIVTDRETHDL; this comes from the coding sequence ATGATCGACGAGACTGTCGCGGAGATAGAGGACATGCAGACACACAGTTCCTCTGTCGTCGCGGTGAAGGCGGCGACGGCGTTACGGGAACTGACCGACAGGGAGTTCCACACCGTCGAGGAGTACGTCCGTACGTTGGAGCGCAACAGCCGCGCTCTGCGGCGGGCGAACCGGTCCCACGCGTCGCTACACACCACACAGCGGGAAATCGTGGAGACCGTCGCCGACGGCGACCCGGCGGACGTCTCGGCGGCGAAGGGGCTGACCGTCGAAGCCATAGAGCGCGTGGTAAGCGAGGTGGAGGCGGCGAAAGACCGGGCCGCCTCCCGCGGAGCGAGACAGCTGGCCGACGACGACGTGCTCTTCACCCACGACTTCTCCTCGACGGTGCTCGCGGCGATAGCGGAGGCAGTCGAGGACGGCGCGACCTTCGACGTGTACGTCTCCGAGTCGCGGCCCCGCTATCTGGGGCGGAAGATGGCGCGAAAGCTCGGCGGCTACGACGGCGTCGATGTGACGCTACTCGTCGACGCCGCGTCCGGCCACTACCTCGAGGAGTGCGACCGCGTCGTCGTCGGGATGGACTGTATCGTCGACGAGACGCTGTACAACAGAATCGGGACGTATCCGCTCGCGACGGCGGCGGCCGACCAGGGCGTCCCGATGACGGTCATCGGGGCGGACTCGAAGTTCGTCGACGGGGCCTTCGCCTTCGAGAACGAGGTCCGCTCGCCCTCGGAGGTCCACCGCGAACCGGCCGACGAGTTCACGGTCGGGAACCCGGCCTACGACGCGACACCGCTGTCACTGCTCGACTCGATAGTCACGGACAGAGAGACACACGACCTGTAG
- a CDS encoding DUF502 domain-containing protein codes for MVEPSGSRQLSPTRLRTTVRQALLTGIALTVPLFVTLLVIGFVVNTLSNVLDPVVLFAFRLSGSRLQSGQTPAYLVKLVAVVVLLSAIFCIGFVAERRSGPGRIESVFSATMERIPGVGSIYTSFDEMSEMLLDSDTQSFQEVVLVEHPTAESYTVAFVTASTPDSIERATGNGEMLTLFMPMAPNPVMGGHVVHVPVERVYDVDMTVEEGIRSIVTSGVAIGESGVQTTLAESGSPSGPSYPPQGGHQAGGSHREPTPRTGTGEREAAYSDDIDPEHAETPDAVARSRRADTVATDADRVNDLNQASGTIGDDTDRPEEFERSEDTIGDDTDRPEEFDQSGGSVGSETGTPSDIETGGEEQN; via the coding sequence ATGGTTGAACCGAGCGGGAGCAGGCAGCTGTCACCCACCCGGCTCCGGACGACGGTCCGGCAGGCGCTCCTCACGGGGATTGCACTGACGGTCCCGCTGTTCGTGACGCTGCTGGTCATCGGGTTCGTGGTCAACACCCTCTCGAACGTACTCGACCCCGTCGTTCTCTTCGCCTTCCGCCTTTCTGGCTCGCGGTTGCAGTCCGGCCAGACGCCGGCCTATCTGGTGAAACTGGTCGCGGTTGTCGTGTTGCTCTCGGCTATCTTCTGTATCGGCTTCGTCGCCGAGCGGCGGTCGGGACCGGGCCGAATCGAATCGGTGTTCAGCGCGACGATGGAACGCATCCCCGGCGTCGGCTCTATCTACACCAGCTTCGACGAGATGAGCGAGATGCTGCTCGACAGCGACACGCAGTCCTTTCAGGAGGTCGTTCTCGTCGAGCATCCGACGGCCGAATCCTACACGGTGGCGTTCGTCACGGCGAGCACGCCCGACTCCATCGAGCGCGCGACCGGCAACGGGGAGATGCTGACGCTGTTCATGCCGATGGCACCGAACCCGGTGATGGGCGGCCACGTCGTCCACGTCCCGGTCGAACGGGTGTACGACGTCGATATGACCGTCGAGGAAGGCATCCGCTCTATCGTCACCAGCGGCGTCGCTATCGGTGAGAGCGGCGTCCAGACGACGCTTGCCGAGTCCGGGTCGCCGAGCGGACCGTCCTACCCGCCACAGGGCGGCCATCAGGCTGGCGGCAGTCACCGCGAGCCGACGCCTCGAACGGGGACCGGGGAGCGGGAGGCGGCCTACAGCGACGACATCGACCCCGAGCACGCGGAGACACCGGACGCGGTCGCCCGGAGCCGACGGGCGGACACTGTCGCCACCGACGCTGACAGGGTGAACGACCTGAACCAGGCGTCGGGAACCATCGGCGACGACACCGACCGCCCGGAGGAGTTCGAGCGGTCCGAGGACACTATCGGCGACGACACCGACCGCCCGGAGGAGTTCGACCAGTCCGGGGGGTCGGTCGGCTCGGAGACCGGGACCCCGTCAGATATCGAAACGGGCGGAGAGGAACAGAATTAG
- a CDS encoding NAD(P)-dependent oxidoreductase: MTTVGFIGLGAMGAPMAWNLDDAGFDLVVYNRTTDREQPFAEAGVSVADSPKHLTKRADVVCCIVSDGDAVAELLERDLGVLEGVDQDTTVVQMSTIGYAETMAAADLVTEAGGRFVDAPVSGTVGPAEDGTLVGLAGGETEVVEDVRPILDAMCEPVVHCGEVGQGTNMKLFVNLLLGDAMAAFAEALVFGRASGLDVETMRTVVSNGALDCPLFDSKGGTIADGDFAPRFPVDYQFKDLSLALDRAGEVGAPLSQTAAARESFSAARARGHGGEDMAAVIQPMEETAGVEAREE; this comes from the coding sequence ATGACGACAGTCGGTTTCATCGGACTGGGTGCGATGGGAGCACCGATGGCGTGGAACCTCGACGACGCGGGCTTCGACCTCGTCGTCTACAACCGGACGACCGACCGCGAACAGCCCTTCGCCGAGGCGGGCGTCTCGGTCGCCGACTCGCCGAAACACCTCACCAAACGGGCCGACGTGGTCTGTTGCATCGTCAGCGACGGCGACGCCGTGGCCGAACTGCTCGAACGCGACCTCGGCGTGCTCGAAGGGGTAGACCAGGACACCACGGTGGTCCAGATGAGCACCATCGGCTACGCGGAGACGATGGCGGCCGCCGACCTCGTGACCGAGGCGGGCGGGCGGTTCGTCGACGCGCCCGTCTCGGGCACCGTGGGGCCCGCCGAGGACGGCACCTTGGTCGGTCTCGCGGGTGGCGAAACGGAGGTAGTCGAGGACGTTCGCCCGATTCTCGACGCGATGTGTGAGCCGGTCGTCCACTGCGGCGAGGTAGGCCAGGGGACGAACATGAAGCTGTTCGTCAACCTCCTGCTGGGCGACGCGATGGCCGCGTTCGCGGAGGCGCTCGTCTTCGGCCGGGCCAGCGGGCTCGACGTCGAGACCATGCGAACGGTCGTCTCGAACGGCGCGCTCGACTGCCCGCTGTTCGATAGCAAGGGCGGGACCATCGCCGACGGCGATTTCGCCCCGCGGTTCCCCGTGGACTACCAGTTCAAGGACCTCTCGCTGGCCCTCGACCGGGCCGGCGAGGTCGGTGCCCCGCTCTCCCAGACGGCCGCCGCTCGCGAATCGTTCAGCGCGGCGCGCGCCCGCGGCCACGGCGGCGAGGACATGGCCGCGGTGATACAACCGATGGAAGAGACGGCGGGCGTCGAGGCCCGAGAGGAGTAG
- a CDS encoding class I fructose-bisphosphate aldolase yields MRPLGDSPLVRNDKTLVLAHDHGVEHGPKQFAGVEERLDPNTIFEMATHDAVTALAVGKGLTETYYPSYKDDVNLLAKLNGGSDLWMGDPYSAHNWTVDYAAELDVDAIGYTIYPGVNKEPEMFEDFRPVQESARDHDLPIALWAYPRGQAVKEHRSKEIIAYAARLGLELGSDFTKVKYPRSKENMEYAVKSAADNRVLLSGGSKASDREFLELVEDCMDVGVAGLAVGRNVWQRENPYEMLDMLEAVVFEGASADDVL; encoded by the coding sequence ATGCGACCTCTTGGAGATTCACCCCTCGTTCGTAACGACAAGACGCTCGTTCTGGCACACGACCACGGAGTCGAACACGGCCCCAAGCAGTTCGCGGGGGTCGAGGAGCGACTGGACCCCAACACGATATTCGAGATGGCGACCCACGACGCCGTCACCGCGCTCGCAGTGGGGAAGGGGCTGACCGAGACGTACTACCCGAGCTACAAAGACGACGTGAACCTCCTCGCGAAACTCAACGGCGGCTCCGACCTCTGGATGGGCGACCCGTACTCCGCCCACAACTGGACGGTCGACTACGCCGCCGAGCTCGACGTCGACGCCATCGGCTACACTATCTACCCCGGCGTCAACAAGGAGCCGGAGATGTTCGAGGACTTCCGCCCGGTCCAGGAGTCGGCCCGCGACCACGACCTCCCCATCGCCTTGTGGGCCTACCCGCGCGGGCAGGCGGTCAAGGAGCACCGCAGCAAGGAGATAATCGCCTACGCCGCCCGACTCGGCCTCGAACTGGGCTCTGACTTCACGAAGGTGAAGTACCCGCGCAGCAAGGAGAACATGGAGTACGCCGTCAAGTCGGCCGCCGACAACCGCGTGCTGCTTTCGGGCGGGTCGAAAGCGTCGGACCGCGAGTTCCTCGAACTCGTCGAGGACTGCATGGACGTCGGCGTCGCCGGCCTCGCCGTCGGCCGCAACGTCTGGCAGCGCGAGAACCCCTACGAGATGCTCGACATGCTCGAAGCGGTCGTCTTCGAGGGCGCGAGCGCCGACGACGTGCTGTAG
- a CDS encoding proteasome assembly chaperone family protein, producing MTTASGPEPRFELTDGTADIDTLVVGFTEYGLAGLTAVDYLSDQLSMTQAGHLVASGPPFITPFEAGVPRHHTRLYVDEARSLGVVVGERIVPVDSAETVADAVGALYDALGPESLTVLSGVPVAHGPEDHVPFYIATEDYRDRYLADSDIRPMGNGFLDGVTAELVADGIGDDERPVGVFTTPAHPQAPDAAAAIRLLRALTETHDIDVDTGPLETFAATVEAQYRALAERIESTDERAMPDDRMYM from the coding sequence ATGACCACTGCTAGCGGTCCGGAACCGCGGTTCGAACTGACCGACGGAACTGCCGATATCGACACGCTCGTCGTCGGCTTCACCGAGTACGGACTGGCCGGATTGACCGCCGTCGACTACCTCTCGGACCAGCTCTCGATGACGCAGGCGGGCCATCTCGTCGCGTCCGGGCCGCCGTTCATCACGCCGTTCGAGGCGGGCGTCCCGCGCCACCACACGCGGCTGTACGTGGACGAAGCACGGTCACTGGGCGTCGTGGTCGGCGAGCGAATCGTCCCCGTCGATTCGGCCGAGACGGTCGCCGACGCCGTCGGAGCGCTGTACGACGCCCTCGGGCCGGAGAGCCTCACCGTGCTCTCGGGCGTTCCGGTCGCGCACGGGCCGGAGGACCACGTGCCGTTCTACATCGCGACCGAGGACTACCGCGACCGGTATCTCGCCGACAGCGATATCCGCCCGATGGGCAACGGCTTTCTCGACGGCGTCACGGCCGAGCTGGTGGCCGACGGCATCGGCGACGACGAACGCCCGGTCGGGGTGTTCACGACGCCGGCCCATCCGCAGGCGCCCGACGCGGCGGCGGCGATTCGACTGCTGCGGGCGCTGACCGAGACCCACGACATCGACGTCGACACCGGACCCCTGGAGACCTTCGCCGCCACCGTCGAGGCCCAGTATCGGGCGCTCGCGGAACGCATCGAATCGACGGACGAGCGGGCGATGCCGGACGACCGAATGTACATGTGA
- a CDS encoding mechanosensitive ion channel family protein, producing MHSGRVLLLQTTPTATPAGAARTSEVTQTLLSWLPFVVDLWVARLLSTAIIVALAWGVSRLVVQLFGRRIAQWFRRPSLTRMALRGIRVAIYAFGFLSILGVWGVKITDIGLSVAVFSAVVGVVVAPIVGSFISGVFLLADQPYEIGDMIELADRDQRGFVEDITLRHTKIFTLDNSFLVIPNGTMRERDVINYSAEDPRMRLSLDVLVTYESDIAEARSIVERAAREVDNVIGGGPDIRVGAARYPAAPTAYINNYADHGVLLTLRYWVTEPYKLLAARSKVQTNLWTLMDDADVEIAYPHSHLYFDDTSGSMQVSMAEQAGQTADAPRGEPARGPVSPQSSDADGE from the coding sequence ATGCATTCCGGTCGCGTCTTGCTTTTGCAGACGACGCCAACTGCGACACCGGCCGGAGCCGCTCGGACATCGGAGGTGACCCAGACGCTCCTGTCGTGGCTGCCGTTTGTTGTCGACCTGTGGGTGGCCCGCCTGCTCAGTACGGCCATCATCGTCGCGCTGGCGTGGGGCGTCTCCCGCCTCGTCGTCCAGCTGTTCGGGCGGCGTATCGCCCAGTGGTTCCGCCGTCCGAGCCTCACTCGGATGGCGCTTCGGGGCATCCGTGTCGCCATCTACGCCTTCGGGTTCCTGTCGATACTGGGCGTCTGGGGCGTCAAAATCACCGACATCGGGCTGTCGGTGGCCGTCTTCTCGGCCGTGGTCGGTGTCGTCGTCGCCCCCATCGTCGGGAGCTTCATCTCCGGCGTGTTCCTGCTCGCCGACCAGCCCTACGAGATCGGCGACATGATAGAGCTCGCCGACCGGGACCAGCGCGGGTTCGTCGAGGATATCACGCTGCGCCACACGAAGATTTTCACGCTCGACAACTCGTTTCTGGTCATCCCCAACGGGACGATGCGCGAACGGGACGTCATCAACTACTCCGCGGAGGACCCGCGGATGCGGCTCTCGCTCGACGTGCTGGTCACCTACGAGAGCGACATCGCGGAGGCCCGGAGCATCGTCGAACGGGCGGCCCGGGAGGTCGACAACGTCATCGGCGGCGGGCCGGACATCCGCGTCGGCGCGGCCCGCTATCCCGCCGCACCGACGGCCTACATCAACAACTACGCCGACCACGGGGTCCTGTTGACCCTCCGGTACTGGGTCACCGAGCCCTACAAGCTGCTGGCCGCACGCTCGAAGGTCCAGACGAACCTCTGGACGCTGATGGACGACGCCGACGTCGAAATCGCGTACCCGCACTCCCATCTGTACTTCGACGACACCAGCGGGTCGATGCAGGTGTCGATGGCGGAGCAAGCGGGCCAGACGGCGGACGCGCCGCGGGGCGAACCGGCCCGTGGCCCGGTGTCGCCTCAGTCCTCGGACGCCGACGGGGAGTGA